The Prionailurus viverrinus isolate Anna chromosome B2, UM_Priviv_1.0, whole genome shotgun sequence genome contains the following window.
agtattGTAAGGGGACAGTGTGACTATCGTCTAATATGTTCTGATGTGTCAGTAGGAACATAGAAGAATAAAGATCACTCAGTAAGAAATTACCTGCCCTAATAAGTGGTCAGGCAGGTAGGGGAGTTATGGAGTAGCAAGAAAGCTGAGAGTGCTGGTATCCTGAAAGAGTATGTCTAATTCCAAGGCTGAAATGAGAGAACCCAGAAACTTTTTTATAGAGCACAGAAAAATTTATACTTCTATTTACATCTTATCCAGGTTTCCCCTATTAGGGTCATTAACTTTAGGGTGGGAACTTGAGTTTAGGCCTAGACATTCTAATTTCCATTCCAATAGAGTTAATCAGTCATGTTCTTGGTCACTCTGGGAGAGTGATCTTTGGGAATATTGATCTTTCCTGTGAGATGGTTCAGATAAAAGTTATAGAAAAGTGCAATATTGTCAAATGCTTAATTTTAAGGACACATGGCTCCTGGGTCAACAGTCTACATTAAGCAAACTGAAtgtaaaacttactacaaagtttATTTTCACAGTCATTTGGACAGTCTTCACATGGAGTTCCCACATTATAAGGTTCATTCCTTTTGGCAAGATCATTGCcccttaaaaacagaataaagaaaaaattgatgtAATTAAATTGATGTTTGAACAATGCATATaaaagtttacttactttttataataaactttgaaaacagttTTTGAAAACCACTTCTAGATAATGATTATAGGATTTAAGATTGGTTTAAAATTTCTAGATTTACTATGatgaaaatttatctttttgaatgtATAACAGGTAACTGTGGGGTCCCAAGAATGTTTTCAGACAATTTACACCTATTTGGACAGTCAAGTTCTAACAGGATTGGGGCCTATGAACAGTCAAATCTTACCAAGCAGGAGAGCTTTAGAATCACTTATAATaggccatttttctttatttatactcATAAGGACTTGGTGAATAGTCATGTAAAAGAGGATGTTAAGAAAATTTTGAGTTTAATTGGAGATGTTCTAACTTCATCTTGCACGATGTCATGAAAAACTTGATACATGTTGCTGCTTGTGTAGAAACACAGGGAGCATTGTAAAAGATGAAAGTCCCTCAGTATGGCTAAATCTAAAGTGACagagttgggggagagagagtagagagagtcTCTAGTTCTAAGCTAATATGAAATTCAGAGAAGACAGTCTTACCTGGagacatctaaaaaaaaaaaaacaagaaaaaacaaaacaatgtggaTGATAGCCAATTCTTAATAtgcttggaaaataaaataaatgctcagCATTCTATTTGATAATTTCCCCCTTTGATATCTGAATTGTTAGAATTTCACTTTATTtcctcctacttttttttttaactaagcttTATTCCCAATGTggtacttgaactcatgaccttgagatcaagagtctcatgcctCTAAGCACCCCTAAATTtcactttataaaagaaaattattacttAATTTAAGAAGGGATTTTTGTCAGACAGTTGGGCTAATCTTTGCCATAGAAAATTATCCTACCACATCTCTGtatgttttacttttgtgtattgtCAGAAATTCACTAGAGACCACCAGCCCCAGCAAAGATTTAGTACAATTTATGTGTTGTAGATGCAAAGAGATCTTACTGCCTTCAAAACTAATtacatagataaaatcataacAAATATTAACTACTGAAATCAAGAAATGATAAGACCACAAAATAACTCATATAGAGCTATTATATATCTATTGAATCTATACTGATATTGGAGACCTCATTTGAAGTATGAATATGGTAGCATATTACCAGATAAATAGTTTTTACTGATttatattgaacatcttttattttgCAACAAAAATGAGGGATAACAGTTAAACATCATGTAAACAGATATTTGTGGTAAACTATTGGGGGAATATATCCTGTTCTGAACAGTCTCTAATTTTTCATAATTACCACTGGAGCCATACAGTGTGCCCTTATGGGATTCTGCAATCATTGTCTGAAACTGATTTTACTCTATAACCACAGTTGATAGGGCAAAGGAGTCCACTTACTCTTCACTGAAGCAATCATATTATCTCTTGTGGGAATTGTACTCATACCATGATAACAtggaaatttaatttctaaagaaaagaCATACACTGAGAGACTAAAAAGCTAACCATGAGAGcacttcaatttttgtttgtttactcttGATATTCCACTATATTTCTGCCCTTGCATTCTAAATATACTCTTGAATTGCTTAAGTAAATATTGTTTCTTTGCTTATGCTAATCAATAACACATAACAAGGCTACTGGTAATAGCTTTGATTTTGGACATTCTACTAATGagatataaattcatttaaaaaatatgatataggggcatctgggtgactcagtcggttaagcatctgactcttgatttcagcttaggtcatgatcttatagttcgtgagtttgaacccccccATCAGTCTCTGCCTGACAGTGCAggctttttgggattctctctctctcccacgaCTTtggtccctccccaacttgtgcacattctctctctcactcaaaataaataaataaactttaaaatgaatatgatataaataaaaatacatgtgtgaTATTTTAGGTATTGGCTAAATGACATTTTATCCCTAAAGTTCTGCTTAActgaagtgaaatatttatttgtgttttcttttgtaatgtttgAGAAACTGGATTATGTAAGGAGGATATATTTCTAACAGCTATGTGAAACAAAGCTGTATAATACATACTCATGACAATAGTGACAAACATAGAGATACTGAGTTGACATTCTTTTGGGGCATGATGAGATTCCACACCCAATGAGGTAAGAAGTGGCCCAAACTACCTGTAAAGACAGAgagatgtttttaattaataatttgatGTTTTGCTGAatgattaaaatatgaatattgttACCCATGGCTTAAAATAAACATGTCTGCTTCCAGTATTCTTTGAGCATGACTTATTAGGAATTCATAGAAATAGCAAGATTTCCATGTGTCTGGACAACAAACATGCATATGCACACTTAGTGGCCATCCCTAATCCTGGCTCATTCCCTTATCAAATCTATGTGGACAATCAGATAACATGATGAAGACTGCTTAGCGGTTATGTAAAAAATCaggggtgtctggtggctcagtcggttgagcgtctgacttcagctcaggtcatgatctcacagttcgtgggtttgagccccgcgtcgagccctgtgctgacagctcagagcctggagcctgcttcagattctgtgtgggtgtgtgtctctctctctctgcccctctcctgctcctgctctgtctctctctccctctctcaaaaataaataaagatttaaaaaaatcaaagcatagGAGGAAATTTACTTAATCACCAGGGAAAAGGCATAGTGTAGAGTTATGAATTGGCCTTTGAAGCAAAATGACTCAAGTTCAAATTCTATCTCTACCACTTTCTGGTTGTATGGTATTTACCAATTCGATTTATATcttgaaattttttgtttttaaagtgggATATAATAATACCATTTTCTACATCATAGGTGTGTAGTGGGAATtgaacaataaaatttttaagtgtttggaaGAGGAAATATTATTATCTGAGTATGATGAAACTAAAGGTCTTATGATGTAAATAGTGGGTCTAGTCTACCTTTAtctgaaagaaatagaaggcaggAATTGATGTCACAAATTTGTCAGATTTTTTAGCTCTCGGggtgaccattttatttttatcctctgTTGATAAGGTAAATTATATGAATACATAGTCTAATGTTATAACATTCTTGGATTCCTAGCACACACCCTTTTTGTACAAGGGTATCAATCTTAAAATAAGAATTCTACTTGCTAATCTTTTACTTAGAATTTCTGCATTGTTATCTATAAGTGATTAAGTCTATGATTTTAAATAGGCAGATAGTCTTGAAAagcagaacaaagctggaagtctTGTATTTGCCAATATCAAACCTTACTACAAACAGTGGCACTGGCATAACAATAGACAGATAAACCTATGAACTGAAATAGAGATTCCACATATAGATCTTCACATGTATGTTCTAATGATTTTCAagaagggtgccaagaccattcaaggGGGacaaaaaagtgggaaaaaactAGATATCCACACACAAGCAAATGGAGAGTACCTTATACCATataaaaaactaactcaaaatggatcaaataccTAAGTGTAAGAGTTAATATCATAAAAAACTCTTTGaaggaaacacaaagaaaaacctTCATGATATTGAATTTTGCAGTGATTTCTTGAATGTGACACCAAGAGcacagacagaaaaggaaaaagtagataaattggactttaccaaaattaaaaatctttgttcATTATAGCATACTATTATCAGAGTGAAAAGGCAGTCCATGTAATAGgaattaatatttgcaaatcctataCCTGATAAAAGATAGATacctagaatatgtaaagaactcttataactcaacaacaagaaaccaaacaacctgatttaacCCAGCAGCTCTAATTAGAGATGGAATCTCTAAGGAATTAATTTACAAGTCATAAGTGTGGGACCATGATCTGATAGGATTTGTGTCCTTACAAGAAAAGGCACTAGAGGCACTAGAGTGCTAGCTCTGGTTCTTGtactctctctttatttctctctttctctctctccactccgcCACTCTCTCTGCAAGCAttaacagagaaaaggaaaggaaactccaTGCAAGGATATAGTGAAAAGAGgacaggaagagagctctcacaaACTATGCTGCAGAAATTcacagacttccagcctccagaattatgagaaaataatttctgttgtttaatccaTCCAGCCTGTGATATTTGTAATGACAGCCCAAGCAGACCAATACAGTGTGTGGATCTGAAAAACCAGAAACTTCATTGCTGCTGGGAATGTGAAATAATGCAGTTATTGTGGAAGACAATATGCcagttcctcaaataattaattatacatagaatttccatatgatccagaaacTCCACTTAGGGGTGCATACTCAAAAGAGTTGAAAGCAGGATATGAACAAATATTTGAACTCCAATGTTCATACTAGTCTTATACTCGACAgccaaaattggaaacaacttaaatacccatcagtggatgaatggataaacaaccaGTGGTAAACagatatgatggaatattattcagccttaaaaaggaataaaattttgacacatgctacaacatggatggatgtcaaatgagaatataatgctaagtgaaataaggcagacacaaaaggacaaaatttttatgattctagttatatgaggtacctagaataatCAAATCCATAGatacagaaagtagaaaggtgATTGCCAAAGGCTGGACACAGAGAAAATGGGAAGTTGTTGTTTAACAGGTGCAGAGCtttagtttgggaagatgaaaagttctgaagatATATAGTGGTGATTGCTGCATAAGAATTTGAATACAGTTAATGCTACTGAACATTAATGCTGCATAAtttaaaagtaactaaaataacaaattttataaaatatatacatatattatatatgcgtatatagataattattatgtgtcatatatgtatgtatacataatatatgtgtatataaataatattatatacatataattttttacaataaaaataaactagaaagaaGAGGATTCTCTGTATTATAAGGTactgttattttcattctttacaaatatcaaaaatgtaatatataagtgatgttttatgattttgttaatttccagaaaatcaaatttataaaaacGGAGACTAAGCAGTTAAGCAGCTTCTCCAAGCCAGCTATTGAGGGAATCACACTTCCTTGTGTTCCAAATGATAGCAGGAACTCAGTGGGTCAAGTGTAAGTTTGCAGGAAAAGGTAGAATGATTTTCTCAGTCACCTATATTCCACACATGCTTATAGTCATTTAAACAATGTGTATATTTGCAAGTATGCAGGTTACCTGAGTATAATGCTCAATTGTTATGCCATTATCCATTGACGTCCATTCCCCATACTTGAAATATTTAGATTCGTTGTACCAGATTTCAATTACATTTGACCATGAGATAGCATAAGATGTCAAATGCATATTTTCTCCACAAAAAGTATCTgaaagggagaaaacagtctgTGTCATACTCTATGAAACCTGAAAATATAAGAACACTTTCCTCACTTCCATTTTACGAATGTTTCTCTTATCATCTAAGCAATGTCTTATAAAAAGAAAGCTGACTCAGCTGTATCTCTGCTGGCAATCATCTTTCCCACTGATGAGTGAATTTGTGGTACTTAGGTTTGGTGAGAAGTCGACAGTAGGAGATGATGTGCAAGCTTGGAAATCAGCTCGACATTTCAGTCTCCAAGCTGATGGAGAAGGGTGAAACCAATCCAAGCAGCCTGTGTGTTGTAACAGGGCCTGTGACTTGCAAACAGCTACCCACAGGTATTCATTATGCAAGGACCCTGAAACAAACATTTGCTCATTTAGCCATCCACTGGTGATGTGGGTTCTTGACCAAACATGGTATTCAGGAATTATCTACCTTTCTCTGAGACTCATATTGCTAATTCACAGGTCAACAATATTGGGCAAAGATGCCCAATAACCTGTAAATATGGAAGTTTCATTagtatctttgaaatattttgtaacaAGCAAGTatctcaaaaatgttaataatgtctACTTGTGTAGGAAGTATTAATGGCTTTTCTGGAAACAAGCAATGATCCACCTAACATTTATGTCCTGAGATGGACTCATTTTTGAGCACCTAAATTTGTTCACATGTACAGCCCAGTAGACTTGAATATAACTCACCTATCATCTGTATTAGTATTTCAAAGCCAAAGATATCCCTAATGCATTGTTGTGTGTAGCTGAAATAACTACATAGAATAGACAACTTCCAGCTATCCAGCTCTCCATCCAGTTATCACTGTATTACTCAACTATTCTATAATGTTAAGAGTTTTGATTCTTGTTTCTGATGATCAGAATCTGGAATTTGAAATTCTGAAATATCCAAgtttaaaaattgataataataaaagtgtAGTGGGCCACAATCTACTGCCATTTATGGGGCCCATATAATATACCAAAAGACTTAACTTACCCTTGCCAGGTTATTTAACAATCACCGAAGACTTCTGAGTACCAAGGTGAGTCATGTAGACATATACCTACTTGTAATTCGCCTCCTAGGTGCGCTGCTCTCTCTTAATTCACACTGTGTTGACAACATTCTGGCATTTTGTGCAGCTTCCTCACTCCAGTCCTACAGTGGAAGAGTAAAGTAGAAGTGCTTGGTCTTATTGGTATTTCCATgataatattttagtttattgtTTCTAAAAAGTCAAGGTTAGCAATATCTTCAATTGTATAAGCtaacaatttaaataatattattaaatgttcTGGTTAGAAGAGGAAGACGAAACTTTCAACTTACTACTTTAGCCCTTGAATTTACAAAATCAAAATTTGGTAGTAATGCTCAGATGTAGCATTTCTCTCTCAGAAGTATGAAAGAGTTTAAGTAAATGCTTTCTGTAAAACAGATCAGGGTTAGaattccattctgttttttttttaagtttatttatttttgagagagacagagaatgcaagaaggggagggtcagggagagagagggagacacagaatctgaagcaggccctatgctgacagctcagaacctgaaatggggctcgaacccatgaactgtgaaatcataacctgagctgaagttggacaaataactgactgagccacccaggcgcccctccattctgTTATTTGATAGTAGTTTTATCTCTGAAACATTATTTAATCTCGTTGAATAtgtttcttcctctataaaatgtGACCCTCAATGCCTAATAGCTTGTTCTAAAGTTTTAATGTAATAATTCATGCAATACAATTATGATATGACAAATCTTATACTGTGTGCTCGGTAAATAAATGATGGCTATGTACAGTGTCACACATCTCCATCTAAAATgacaaatgataataaaaaatagtagCTAATACTACATGCCAGGATCTGTTACCAATTCTGTATGTATATTCCCTTCTTTTGGCTCACAGAATCTCCACAAGagaagtactattattatccccatttgcaaatggggaaaatgaggcacagagatgttgcATAATTTCTCAGGATGACACAACCAATAAGGAACCAAAAAAAGTAGGATCCAGCTTATTATACCTTCAGAGTGTATGTTCTTAACTCTTAATGTGTGTCAACTGTGCTGAGTTGAAGAATTTTGTCAGGTGTATCTCCAAGTAAGTTGAAAGGCAGGAAGTCTATATCACCAGTTACGGGACTCTGTGGCAAAATTCTCCCTAAtactctttaatcctcacagGGTGTACATCCACTTAAAAGACTGTATCAATATCTTCATGCAACACATTATCAAGAAAAGTTGTAGGCCTTGTTTTGTAATATAGACTGAGACATAGGTCATTCACTTACTCTTCAGAATAAGTTTTGTATGACACCTAACTGTAGGCTTTGATTGTTTCACGCAACAAAAGTTGTATTTTACTGGTGGATACATTTTAACTGAGGGAGTAGAGATGACACAACACATCCCATTAAGTCCCAGGATCTCCTGGCAGTGGGAATATCATCATTGCATGCACTAGTAATCTTGCTTACTATGACCAGGCTACCAAGTGATTAGGACTAGAAATCATCCGGATAATTTACAACTAGTTGCTTGTTGTGCATGTTGTGATGCACTAGCAGGTTGCTTTCTAAACAGAAGCACTTATTTCCTTGCAAGGAGTCCCGCCCACTCACAGCTCTCTTGTCTGTCCTTTCTAAAAATTGTCCTCATCCAGGAGCAAAATCACTTCCTGGAGGTAGTTTGTACCCAACAACTGGTAGATGTGGGAATTGTAAATGACAGGCCACCTCCCTCCAATTTAGGACAATTCAGAAGGGCCATCCTAGCTGTACAGCTTCCTGAAAAATTAGCTGAAACCTCTGCCATGACAATGTCACAACTCAGCTTTTCTATATGCCCAATGctgcttctctctctacctctacaGGTAGGTGTCATTCTGGAGATTGTTCTCCAATAAACATCCTGTGTGCTAATCTCCGTCTGAGTATGCTTATCTTGTATAACTATCTGAAACATTCATTACATACTATCTGTGGTTCAGACCTCTTTGCAGAATCTCTCTAGAATATTACCTCTGATTAATGGTGGTAAGATATTCCTTTTGGAGGGGGgactcatgggtggctcagttggtcaagtatctgattctggattttggctgaggttatgatctcacagttcatgggttcaagccattTGTcaggctgacagcacggaacctgcttggaattctctctcttcctctccctctgcctctctcctattcatgctctctctctctttgtctctctttctcaaaataaataaacttgaaaaaaaaagatactcttttTTGGGTGATGTATCCATGATTAAAATCACAAGTGTGTATTTATGGTTATTGCACCAAAGCTATGAATTCTGTCCTTAATACCTGATTCCATTTAATCAGCCTCTAACCTTATGtatgaaaacttttctttttggaaaaccTCTGCCTGGCAGTTATGACCAGCTCTTCAGCCCTGCTGTAACTCTATCAATTCCTTTCTTTCCATGTCCTATGTATTGTTTATGGGAACAATTCAACTcccatatttcctttaaaatatgattcagtttggggcaactgggtggctcagtccattaagtgtccaattctagattttggctcaggtcatgacctcgaatctcatgagttcaagtgctgcattgggctctgtgctggcagtatggagtctgcttgggattctctttctctgtctgcccctccccatctctctctctcttctctcaaagtaaataagtaaactttaaaaaaataaaataaaatatgattcagTTTTACTGGTGCACTTAATTTATTGTCTTGATCTTTCATACCTTTACACTTCAACACtggaatatatttattcttacatTGTGCTCTATTTCCTTTGTAGTTACCtttaattcataataaaaaaagtttctgaaatcagaagttatattttccatttactctaaaatttttctttagtaCCTCCTAACTGTGTTTGCTTTCCTGGAAACCAAGAAGTTTGAACCCTGTTTGTCCTAAGGGAGGCAAATAGTTAAGAGCAGGTGCCTGGAGTTGGACCATTTGCATCTGAATCCTGACTTATCCAGTACTTATTACTTTGGATGTTAGCTAATTTCTCTGAGGTTCAGATccatcatctgcaaaatggagatgataatataATCTACATCACAGAATTATtgatttaaatgaattaatgtaggGGTGCATggtggctaagtgtctgactcttgcttttggctcaggtcgtgatctcatggtttgtgagattgagccccatgtggggctcagtgctgacaggtggagcctgcctgggattctctctctccctctctctcacaaaataaataaacttaaaataaataaataagtaagtaagtaagtaaataaataaataaatgagttaatgtaatAAGGTTCTAAAAGAGTGCCTGTCAACAGTCAGCACAATATATATTTCAGCTACATCACTCACAATGCAAGACTGACTATGATAGCTactgatttttattgttttgtttgaataACACTTTTGATTCTAAGATGACCAAgagataaatttcaaaataatttttttattcacttactttccaccctttttcattttcatgagaaAGCTGTCCTTTAGAATCACCCTCCAGAGCCTGCACTATTTCTAACTCTTGTACCTTTGGTCCATCCAGGGTTAAAGGAATTGGGATAAAGTTGCCCAGAAACCTGAGGGATACTTCTGGGAGATAATGAATACAAGCCTAATCACCTGGTACATCTGAGACTGCCctgaatttgtttgttttatagcaCTTAATCTGCTCACACAGCAGGTTTATAGTGGAAAGACCATTTGTCTTATCTTTTAAGGTGCAAGGGAACTGGGAAATAGATTTGTCAATATTTGTTTATCTGGCAGCACCCCCTGACTTAGAATCTGGGCATCTTGCTTCTCAGGTGAGTGTCTAGCCTCTGGGCTGCTCCCCAGTGAAGACAGTTATGAAATGCCTCTCTCACTTAAAGCTCACTATGCTGACAATGCCAGCTGGCAGCATGAGCTTCAGCTGGGAGCTTGTAGTGGTCTCTACCCCAGACTTCCCCAAATCGGGATCTCAGacagtggggcccaggaatctgtgctTTACCAAGTTGTTCAAGTAATTCTTAGCACGCTCAAGTTTATAAAGCACTGTCCCAGGGTATATTATGAATGGAGTTAGACTGTCTGAGTTGGAATTGTTGCTCTGTCATTTAATAACTGTGATTTTGGGAGAGGGCAtccaggtagctcagttggttaagcatctggctctcaatcttggctcagatcatgatctcatggtttgtgagttcgagccccacactccatgctggcagtgtggagcctgattgggattctatctcccttctctctctgccctgctctgctcacacacgct
Protein-coding sequences here:
- the CRISP1 gene encoding cysteine-rich secretory protein 1 isoform X1, producing the protein MTMKHLLYLAATAGFLTILSVRAKPAPVPYNTLLTELATVQEEIVTVHNNLRRGVIPSASNMLKMDWSEEAAQNARMLSTQCELRESSAPRRRITNTFCGENMHLTSYAISWSNVIEIWYNESKYFKYGEWTSMDNGITIEHYTQVVWATSYLIGCGISSCPKRMSTQYLYVCHYCHEGNDLAKRNEPYNVGTPCEDCPNDCENKLCTNPCLYYDEYNNCKTQKRSFGCSRQWVQQFCKASCLCDTEIK
- the CRISP1 gene encoding cysteine-rich secretory protein 1 isoform X2, whose amino-acid sequence is MTMKHLLYLAATAGFLTILSAKPAPVPYNTLLTELATVQEEIVTVHNNLRRGVIPSASNMLKMDWSEEAAQNARMLSTQCELRESSAPRRRITNTFCGENMHLTSYAISWSNVIEIWYNESKYFKYGEWTSMDNGITIEHYTQVVWATSYLIGCGISSCPKRMSTQYLYVCHYCHEGNDLAKRNEPYNVGTPCEDCPNDCENKLCTNPCLYYDEYNNCKTQKRSFGCSRQWVQQFCKASCLCDTEIK